A portion of the Pseudomonas koreensis genome contains these proteins:
- a CDS encoding spinster family MFS transporter, translated as MQNSTQAANAWRILFLLFLANLFNFFDRTIPAIIIEPIRMEWHLSDFQLGIIGTAFTVVYAIAGLPLGRMADTGSRSKLMGWGLATWSALTAVNGLVGSFWSFLIVRMGIGIGEASYAPAANSLIGDLFPAHRRARAMGIFMLGLPLGLLLAFFTIGAMVKAFDSWRAPFFIAAVPGLILAIFMFFIKEPKRGAAESVQVSQEKVDKPIRRVLAVPTFLWLVMAGLCFNFATYACNSFLVPMLQRYFLMPLQEAAVATGFIVGVTGLVGLTLGGWIADKIHQRFASGRLLFAAFSLIISTLCTAWALHAGRVEIGVFVAVFSVGWLFAYNFYTCVYTAIQDVVEPRLRATAMALFFAGLYLLGGGLGPVVVGGLSDHFAHTAMLSAGAEQMTEAFKAVGLHDAMYLIPVALFLTMVFLFLASRCFVRDAQRMKEGLVAVVEPEISAATA; from the coding sequence ATGCAGAACTCGACCCAAGCGGCGAATGCCTGGCGCATTCTGTTCCTGCTGTTCCTCGCCAACCTGTTCAATTTCTTCGACCGCACCATCCCGGCGATCATCATCGAACCGATCCGCATGGAATGGCACCTCAGTGACTTTCAGTTGGGCATCATCGGCACCGCGTTCACCGTCGTTTATGCGATTGCCGGCCTGCCGCTGGGGCGTATGGCCGACACCGGTTCGCGCAGCAAACTGATGGGCTGGGGCCTGGCGACGTGGAGCGCGCTGACGGCGGTCAACGGTCTGGTCGGCAGTTTCTGGAGCTTCCTGATCGTGCGCATGGGCATCGGCATCGGCGAGGCCAGTTACGCACCCGCGGCCAACTCGCTGATCGGCGACCTGTTCCCGGCACACCGTCGGGCGCGGGCGATGGGCATTTTCATGCTCGGCCTGCCGCTGGGGCTGCTGTTGGCGTTCTTCACCATCGGTGCGATGGTCAAGGCCTTCGACAGCTGGCGCGCGCCGTTCTTCATCGCCGCCGTGCCGGGGCTGATCCTGGCGATTTTCATGTTCTTCATCAAAGAGCCCAAGCGCGGTGCGGCGGAATCCGTGCAGGTTTCGCAAGAGAAAGTCGACAAGCCGATCCGTCGCGTCCTCGCCGTGCCGACGTTCCTGTGGCTGGTGATGGCCGGGCTGTGCTTCAACTTCGCGACCTATGCCTGCAACTCGTTTCTGGTGCCGATGCTGCAGCGCTATTTCCTCATGCCGTTGCAGGAGGCGGCGGTCGCCACCGGATTTATCGTCGGCGTCACCGGGCTGGTCGGGCTGACCCTCGGCGGCTGGATCGCCGACAAGATTCATCAGCGTTTCGCCAGTGGACGCCTGCTGTTTGCGGCGTTCAGTCTGATCATCTCGACCTTGTGCACGGCGTGGGCGCTGCATGCCGGGCGCGTCGAGATCGGCGTGTTCGTTGCGGTGTTCAGCGTCGGCTGGCTGTTCGCCTACAACTTCTACACCTGCGTGTACACGGCGATTCAGGACGTGGTCGAGCCGCGCCTGCGGGCGACGGCGATGGCGTTGTTCTTTGCCGGTCTGTATTTGCTGGGAGGCGGGTTAGGTCCGGTAGTCGTGGGTGGGCTGTCGGATCACTTCGCACACACGGCGATGCTGTCGGCGGGCGCTGAGCAGATGACCGAAGCGTTCAAGGCTGTCGGCCTGCATGACGCGATGTACCTGATCCCGGTGGCACTGTTTTTGACCATGGTCTTTCTGTTTCTCGCGTCGCGCTGTTTCGTGCGGGATGCGCAGCGGATGAAGGAGGGGTTGGTGGCGGTGGTTGAGCCAGAAATTTCTGCGGCGACTGCTTAA
- the rapA gene encoding RNA polymerase-associated protein RapA, with translation MAQQYQPGQRWISDSEAELGLGTVLAQDGRLLTVLYPATGETRQYALRNAPLTRVRFSPGDSITHFEGWKMTVQQVDDVDGLMVYHGLNGQNEVVTLPETQLSNFIQFRLASDRLFAGQIDPLPWFSLRYNTLEHTSRQLQSSLWGLGGVRAQPIAHQLHIAREVADRIAPRVLLADEVGLGKTIEAGLVIHRQLLSGRANRVLILVPENLQHQWLVEMRRRFNLQVALFDEERFIESDATNPFEDTQLALVALEWLVDDEKAQDALFAAGWDLMVVDEAHHLVWHEDKASAEYSLVEQLAEVIPGVLLLTATPEQLGQDSHFARLRLLDPNRFHDLAAFRAESDNYRPVAEAVQELLDKGRLSAEAHKTIHGFLGNEGEALLTAVNDGDTEASARLVRELLDRHGTGRVLFRNTRAAVQGFPERKLHPYPLPCPDEYLELPLGEHAELYPEVSFQAQPDASEEERWWKFDPRVEWLIDQLKMLKRTKVLVICAHAETAMDLEDALRVRSGIPATVFHEGMNILERDRAAAYFADEEFGAQVLICSEIGSEGRNFQFAHHLVLFDLPAHPDLLEQRIGRLDRIGQKHIIELHVPYLETSPQERLFQWYHEALNAFLNTCPTGNALQHQFGPRLLPLLEEADDGEWQALIDEARAERERLEAELHTGRDRLLELNSGGAGEGEALVEAILEQDDQFALPIYMETLFDAFGIDSEDHSENALILKPSEKMLDASFPLGDDEGVTITYDRNQALSREDMQFITWEHPMVQGGMDLVLSGSMGNTAVALIKNKALKPGTVLLELLYVSEVVAPRSLQLGRYLPPAALRCLLDANGNDLSPRVSFETLNDQLESVPRASANKFIQAQRDQLTPRINAGEEKIAPRHAERVAEARRRLAADTDEELARLTALQAVNPTVRDSELEALRTQREQGLAMLDKAALRLEAIRVLVAG, from the coding sequence ATGGCGCAGCAGTATCAACCGGGGCAACGCTGGATCAGTGACAGCGAAGCAGAGCTTGGTTTAGGCACCGTTCTGGCACAGGACGGCCGCTTGTTGACCGTGCTTTACCCGGCCACTGGCGAAACCCGCCAGTACGCGCTACGGAATGCGCCCCTGACCCGTGTGCGGTTCTCGCCCGGCGACTCCATCACCCATTTCGAAGGCTGGAAGATGACCGTGCAGCAGGTCGACGACGTCGACGGGCTGATGGTCTATCACGGCCTCAACGGGCAGAACGAAGTCGTCACCCTGCCGGAAACCCAGCTGTCGAACTTCATTCAGTTCCGTCTGGCCAGCGACCGTCTGTTCGCCGGGCAAATCGACCCGCTGCCGTGGTTCTCCCTGCGCTACAACACCCTTGAACACACCAGCCGCCAGTTGCAGTCGTCGCTGTGGGGCCTGGGCGGCGTGCGTGCGCAGCCGATCGCGCACCAGTTGCACATCGCCCGTGAAGTCGCCGACCGTATCGCCCCGCGTGTACTGCTGGCGGACGAAGTGGGTCTGGGTAAAACCATCGAAGCCGGTCTGGTGATCCATCGCCAACTGCTCTCGGGCCGCGCCAATCGCGTGCTGATTCTGGTTCCGGAAAACCTTCAGCATCAGTGGCTGGTGGAGATGCGCCGCCGCTTCAATCTGCAGGTCGCGCTGTTCGACGAAGAACGCTTTATCGAAAGCGATGCCACCAACCCGTTCGAAGACACGCAACTGGCGCTGGTCGCGCTGGAGTGGCTGGTCGATGATGAAAAGGCGCAGGACGCCTTGTTCGCCGCCGGTTGGGATCTGATGGTGGTCGATGAAGCGCACCACCTGGTGTGGCACGAAGACAAGGCCAGCGCGGAATATTCGCTGGTCGAGCAACTGGCCGAAGTGATTCCCGGCGTGCTGCTGCTCACCGCCACCCCGGAACAACTCGGTCAGGACAGCCACTTCGCGCGTTTGCGCCTGCTCGACCCGAACCGTTTCCACGACCTGGCCGCCTTCCGCGCCGAGAGCGACAACTATCGCCCGGTCGCCGAAGCCGTGCAGGAACTGCTCGACAAGGGCCGTCTCTCGGCCGAAGCGCACAAAACCATTCACGGTTTTCTCGGCAACGAAGGCGAAGCCCTGCTCACTGCCGTCAACGATGGCGACACAGAAGCCAGTGCCCGCCTCGTCCGTGAACTGCTCGATCGCCATGGCACCGGCCGCGTGCTGTTTCGCAACACCCGCGCCGCCGTGCAGGGTTTCCCCGAGCGCAAACTGCACCCCTACCCGCTTCCTTGCCCGGACGAATACCTCGAACTGCCGCTGGGCGAACACGCCGAGCTGTACCCGGAAGTCAGCTTCCAGGCGCAGCCGGACGCCAGCGAAGAAGAACGCTGGTGGAAATTCGATCCGCGCGTCGAGTGGCTGATCGATCAGCTGAAAATGCTCAAGCGCACCAAAGTGCTGGTGATCTGCGCCCACGCCGAAACCGCGATGGATCTGGAAGACGCCCTGCGCGTGCGCTCCGGCATCCCGGCCACGGTGTTCCACGAAGGCATGAACATCCTTGAGCGTGACCGCGCCGCCGCCTACTTCGCCGATGAAGAGTTTGGCGCGCAGGTGCTGATCTGCTCGGAAATCGGCAGTGAAGGTCGCAACTTCCAGTTCGCTCACCATCTGGTGCTGTTCGATCTGCCGGCGCACCCGGACCTGCTCGAGCAGCGCATCGGCCGTCTCGACCGGATCGGCCAGAAGCACATCATCGAACTGCACGTGCCGTACCTGGAAACCAGCCCGCAAGAGCGCCTGTTCCAGTGGTATCACGAAGCGCTCAACGCATTCCTCAATACCTGCCCGACCGGCAACGCCTTGCAGCATCAGTTCGGCCCGCGTCTGCTGCCGCTGCTCGAAGAAGCCGATGACGGCGAGTGGCAAGCGTTGATCGACGAAGCGCGCGCCGAGCGTGAACGTCTCGAAGCCGAGCTGCACACTGGCCGCGACCGTCTGCTGGAACTCAACTCCGGTGGCGCTGGCGAGGGTGAAGCGCTGGTAGAAGCGATCCTCGAGCAGGACGACCAGTTCGCCCTGCCGATCTACATGGAAACGCTGTTCGACGCGTTCGGCATCGACAGCGAAGACCACTCGGAAAACGCCTTGATCCTCAAGCCGAGCGAGAAGATGCTCGACGCCAGTTTCCCGCTGGGCGACGACGAAGGCGTGACCATCACCTACGACCGCAACCAGGCGCTGTCGCGCGAGGACATGCAGTTCATCACCTGGGAACACCCGATGGTGCAGGGCGGCATGGATCTGGTGCTGTCCGGCTCGATGGGCAACACCGCCGTCGCGCTGATCAAGAACAAGGCGCTGAAACCCGGCACCGTGTTGCTCGAATTGCTCTACGTCAGCGAAGTGGTCGCACCGCGTTCGCTGCAACTGGGGCGCTACTTGCCACCGGCGGCGCTGCGTTGCCTGCTCGACGCCAACGGCAATGACTTGTCGCCACGGGTTTCCTTCGAAACCCTCAACGACCAGCTGGAAAGCGTGCCGCGCGCCAGCGCCAACAAGTTCATCCAGGCCCAGCGCGATCAGCTGACGCCACGGATCAACGCGGGCGAAGAAAAGATCGCCCCGCGTCACGCCGAGCGTGTGGCCGAAGCACGCCGCCGTCTGGCCGCCGACACCGACGAAGAGCTGGCGCGCCTGACCGCGTTGCAAGCGGTCAACCCGACCGTGCGCGACAGCGAACTGGAGGCGTTGCGCACTCAGCGTGAGCAAGGTCTGGCGATGCTGGATAAAGCGGCGTTGCGCCTGGAAGCGATCCGGGTGCTGGTGGCGGGCTAA
- the ccoM gene encoding cytochrome c oxidase subunit CcoM, protein MFFDNVVFAGVLTVGLMVLFFAGFGFFIWKDAHKRRK, encoded by the coding sequence ATGTTTTTCGATAACGTGGTGTTTGCCGGGGTTCTGACGGTGGGGCTCATGGTGCTGTTTTTTGCAGGGTTTGGATTTTTTATCTGGAAGGATGCGCATAAGCGGCGCAAGTGA
- a CDS encoding inorganic phosphate transporter, with protein MIDLFSGLDAWVLVSLLLALTFVLAFEFINGFHDTANAVATVIYTKAMPPHLAVFFSGVFNFLGVLLGGVGVAYAIVHLLPVELLINVNTGHGLAMVFSLLAAAIAWNLGTWYFGIPASSSHTLIGSILGVGLANALINDIPLRDGVNWQKAIDIGASLVFSPMAGFLIAALVLIGLKWWRPLSKMHKTPEQRRKIDDKKHPPFWNRLVLVISAMAVSFVHGSNDGQKGIGLIMLVLIGIVPAQFVLDLNSTTYQIERTRDATLHLSQFYQRNADSLGEFLALGKSVEGDLPEKFRCNPQQTEPTITALLHTLKGVADYHSLSSDSRIEVRRYLLCLDDTAKKVGKLPGLEAREKADLDKLRKDLTTTTEYAPFWVILAVALALGLGTMVGWKRVVLTIGEKIGKQGMTYSQGMSAQITTASLIGMANIFSLPVSTTHVLSSGVAGTMVANKSGLQGGTVKTILLAWVLTLPATVALSAGLFWLASKALGS; from the coding sequence ATGATCGATTTATTCAGCGGACTGGATGCTTGGGTGCTTGTGAGCCTCTTGCTCGCCCTGACGTTTGTCCTCGCCTTCGAGTTCATCAATGGATTTCATGACACCGCTAACGCGGTAGCCACTGTTATCTACACCAAAGCCATGCCGCCGCACCTGGCGGTGTTCTTTTCCGGTGTGTTCAATTTCCTCGGCGTGCTGCTGGGCGGCGTGGGGGTGGCGTATGCCATTGTCCATCTGCTGCCGGTTGAGCTGCTGATCAATGTGAACACCGGCCATGGCCTGGCGATGGTGTTTTCGTTGCTCGCCGCGGCAATCGCCTGGAATCTGGGCACCTGGTACTTCGGTATCCCGGCTTCCAGCTCGCACACCCTGATCGGCTCGATCCTCGGTGTCGGCCTGGCCAACGCATTGATCAACGATATCCCGTTGAGAGATGGCGTGAACTGGCAGAAAGCGATCGACATCGGCGCCTCGCTGGTGTTCTCGCCGATGGCCGGCTTCCTCATCGCCGCGCTGGTGCTGATCGGCCTGAAGTGGTGGCGCCCGCTGTCGAAGATGCACAAGACGCCGGAACAGCGCCGCAAGATCGACGACAAGAAACACCCGCCGTTCTGGAACCGTCTGGTCCTGGTGATCTCGGCCATGGCCGTGAGCTTCGTGCACGGTTCCAACGACGGCCAGAAAGGCATCGGCCTGATCATGCTGGTGCTGATCGGTATCGTCCCGGCGCAATTCGTGCTCGATCTGAACAGCACCACCTACCAGATCGAACGCACCCGCGACGCGACCCTGCACCTGAGCCAGTTCTACCAGCGCAACGCCGATTCGCTGGGTGAGTTCCTCGCCTTGGGCAAGAGCGTGGAAGGTGACCTGCCGGAGAAATTCCGCTGCAACCCGCAGCAGACCGAACCGACCATCACCGCCCTGCTGCACACCCTTAAAGGTGTAGCGGACTATCATTCGCTGTCGTCGGACAGCCGCATCGAAGTGCGTCGCTACCTGCTCTGCCTGGACGACACGGCGAAGAAAGTCGGTAAATTGCCTGGCCTGGAAGCCCGTGAAAAGGCTGACCTGGACAAGCTGCGCAAAGACCTGACCACCACCACCGAATACGCACCGTTCTGGGTGATTCTGGCGGTCGCCCTGGCTCTGGGTCTGGGCACCATGGTGGGCTGGAAGCGTGTGGTGCTGACCATTGGCGAGAAGATCGGCAAGCAGGGCATGACCTATTCGCAGGGCATGTCGGCACAGATCACCACGGCCAGTCTGATCGGCATGGCCAACATTTTCAGCCTGCCGGTGTCGACCACTCACGTGTTGTCTTCGGGTGTCGCCGGGACCATGGTTGCCAATAAGAGCGGCCTGCAGGGTGGCACGGTGAAGACTATTCTGCTGGCCTGGGTGTTGACCCTGCCCGCGACTGTGGCGCTGTCGGCCGGGTTGTTCTGGTTGGCTTCGAAGGCTTTGGGTAGTTGA
- the pcaR gene encoding pca regulon transcriptional regulator PcaR: MNDQMRNSFTSVAPPIVASPAKRIQALTGDPDFMTSLARGLAVVQAFQERKRHLTIAQISHRTEIPRAAVRRCLHTLIKLGYATTDGRTYSLLPKVLTLGHAYLSSTPLAVSAQPYLDRMSEQLHEACNMATLEGDDILYIARSATTQRLISVDLSVGGRLPAYCTSMGRILLAALDDTSLGEYLDHAELVAKTSRTIHTPDALLECLQQVRQQGWCIVDQELEQGLRSIAVPVYDASGQVVAALNVSTHAGRVSRAELEQRFLPGLLSASRDLSAQLFA; encoded by the coding sequence ATGAACGATCAAATGCGCAACTCCTTCACGTCGGTGGCGCCGCCCATCGTCGCCTCGCCGGCCAAGCGCATTCAGGCGCTGACCGGTGATCCGGACTTCATGACCTCGCTGGCCCGTGGCTTGGCGGTGGTGCAGGCATTTCAGGAGCGCAAGCGCCACCTGACCATCGCGCAGATCAGCCATCGCACGGAAATCCCCCGCGCCGCCGTGCGCCGTTGCCTGCATACGCTGATCAAGCTCGGCTACGCCACCACCGACGGTCGCACCTATTCGTTGCTGCCCAAGGTGCTGACCCTCGGCCATGCCTATCTGTCCTCGACGCCACTGGCGGTTTCTGCCCAGCCCTATCTCGACCGCATGAGCGAGCAGCTGCACGAAGCCTGCAACATGGCGACGCTGGAGGGCGACGACATTCTCTATATCGCTCGTTCGGCTACCACTCAACGATTGATCTCGGTCGACCTTTCGGTCGGTGGGCGGCTGCCGGCGTATTGCACGTCAATGGGGCGCATTCTGTTGGCGGCGCTGGACGACACGTCACTGGGCGAATACCTCGACCACGCTGAACTGGTGGCCAAGACCAGTCGCACCATTCACACCCCCGACGCTTTGCTCGAATGCTTGCAGCAGGTGCGTCAGCAGGGTTGGTGCATTGTCGATCAGGAACTGGAACAGGGCCTGCGCTCGATCGCCGTGCCGGTGTACGACGCCTCCGGGCAAGTGGTGGCGGCGCTGAATGTCAGCACCCACGCTGGCCGGGTCAGCCGTGCCGAACTGGAGCAGCGCTTTTTGCCGGGCCTGCTCAGCGCCAGTCGCGACCTCAGTGCGCAGTTGTTTGCCTGA
- a CDS encoding MFS transporter, translating to MNQPQSAVGNCLDVQTFINAQPISRYQWRVVILCFLIVFLDGLDTAAMGFIAPALSQDWGIDRASLGPVMSAALIGMVFGALGSGPLADRFGRKVVLVGAVILFGGFSLASAYSTNVEQLLVLRFLTGLGLGAGMPNATTLLSEYTPERKKSLLVTSMFCGFNLGMAGGGFISAKLIPAFGWHALLMIGGILPLILAVVLVFWLPESARYLVVRNRGTDKVRKTLAPIDPVTVAQAASFSVPEQKTVKARNVFAVIFSGTYSTGTLLLWLTYFMGLVIVYLLTSWLPTLMRDSGASMEQAAFIGALFQFGGVLSAVGVGWAMDRFNPHKVIGIFYLLAGVFAYAVGQSLGNITLLATLVLVAGMCVNGAQSAMPSLAARFYPTQGRATGVSWMLGIGRFGAILGAWMGATLLGLGWNFEQVLTALVIPAGLATAAVLIKGMVSHADAT from the coding sequence ATGAACCAGCCTCAGTCCGCTGTGGGTAACTGCCTCGACGTGCAGACCTTTATCAACGCCCAACCGATCTCGCGCTATCAGTGGCGGGTGGTGATCCTGTGTTTCCTGATCGTATTTCTCGACGGCCTCGACACCGCCGCGATGGGCTTCATCGCCCCGGCGCTGTCACAGGACTGGGGCATCGATCGCGCCAGCCTCGGCCCGGTGATGAGCGCCGCGCTGATCGGCATGGTCTTCGGAGCCCTCGGCTCCGGCCCTCTGGCTGACCGCTTCGGACGAAAAGTCGTACTCGTCGGTGCGGTGATTCTGTTCGGCGGCTTCAGCCTGGCCTCGGCGTACAGCACCAACGTCGAACAACTGCTGGTGTTGCGCTTCCTGACCGGCCTCGGTCTGGGTGCGGGGATGCCCAACGCCACGACACTGCTGTCGGAATACACCCCGGAGCGCAAGAAGTCGCTGCTGGTGACGAGCATGTTCTGCGGCTTCAATCTCGGCATGGCCGGCGGTGGTTTCATCTCGGCAAAACTGATCCCGGCATTCGGCTGGCACGCATTGCTGATGATCGGCGGGATCCTGCCGCTGATCCTGGCTGTGGTGCTGGTGTTCTGGCTGCCGGAATCGGCGCGCTATCTCGTGGTGCGCAACCGTGGCACTGACAAAGTGCGCAAGACCCTGGCGCCGATCGACCCGGTTACCGTCGCCCAGGCTGCGAGCTTCAGCGTGCCGGAACAGAAAACCGTCAAGGCGCGCAATGTCTTCGCGGTGATCTTCTCCGGCACTTACAGTACCGGCACACTGCTGTTGTGGCTGACCTACTTCATGGGTCTGGTGATCGTGTATCTGCTGACCAGTTGGCTGCCGACGCTGATGCGCGACAGTGGCGCGAGCATGGAGCAGGCTGCGTTCATCGGTGCCTTGTTCCAGTTTGGCGGCGTGTTGAGCGCGGTCGGAGTGGGCTGGGCGATGGACCGCTTCAATCCGCACAAGGTCATCGGTATTTTCTACCTGCTCGCCGGGGTGTTTGCCTACGCGGTAGGGCAGAGCCTGGGCAACATCACTCTGCTGGCGACGCTGGTGCTGGTGGCGGGCATGTGCGTCAACGGCGCGCAATCGGCGATGCCGTCGCTGGCAGCGCGCTTTTACCCGACCCAGGGCCGCGCGACCGGGGTGTCGTGGATGCTCGGCATCGGCCGCTTTGGCGCGATTCTCGGCGCGTGGATGGGCGCGACTTTGCTCGGCCTCGGCTGGAATTTCGAGCAGGTGCTGACCGCACTGGTGATCCCGGCCGGTTTGGCCACGGCGGCGGTGCTGATCAAGGGCATGGTCAGTCACGCCGATGCCACCTGA
- a CDS encoding CoA transferase subunit A, translating to MAEILSLHDAVKQFVNDGDTVALEGFTHLIPTAAGHEIIRQGKKDLTLVRMTPDLIYDQLIGAGCARKLIFSWGGNPGVGSLHRLRDAVEKQWPHALEIEEHSHADLANAYVAGASGLPFAVLRAYAGSDLPKVNPLIKTVTCPFTGEVLAAVPSVRPDVTVIHAQRADRKGNVLLWGILGVQKEAALAAKRCIVTVEEIVDDLNAPMNACVLPTWALSAVCHVPGGAHPSYAHGYTERDNRFYQAWDPIARDRETFTAWINEYIHGCADFSEFQAKLAAASEAK from the coding sequence ATGGCTGAGATCCTTTCGCTGCACGACGCGGTGAAGCAATTCGTCAACGACGGCGATACCGTCGCCCTCGAAGGCTTTACTCACCTGATCCCTACGGCAGCGGGTCATGAAATCATTCGTCAAGGCAAGAAAGATCTGACGCTGGTGCGGATGACGCCCGACCTGATCTACGACCAACTGATTGGCGCCGGTTGCGCGCGCAAACTGATTTTCTCCTGGGGCGGCAACCCGGGTGTGGGCTCGCTGCACCGTCTGCGTGACGCGGTCGAGAAGCAATGGCCGCACGCGCTGGAAATCGAAGAACACAGTCACGCCGACCTCGCCAATGCCTATGTCGCCGGCGCGTCCGGCCTGCCGTTCGCGGTGCTGCGTGCCTACGCCGGTTCCGACCTGCCGAAGGTCAACCCGCTGATCAAAACCGTGACCTGCCCGTTCACCGGCGAAGTGCTGGCGGCCGTGCCATCGGTACGCCCCGATGTCACCGTGATTCATGCGCAGAGGGCCGACCGCAAAGGCAACGTTCTGCTCTGGGGCATTCTTGGCGTGCAGAAAGAAGCCGCGCTGGCGGCCAAGCGCTGCATCGTCACCGTGGAAGAAATCGTCGATGACCTCAATGCACCGATGAACGCCTGTGTACTGCCGACCTGGGCCTTGAGCGCGGTCTGCCATGTGCCAGGTGGCGCGCATCCGTCCTACGCCCACGGTTACACCGAGCGCGACAATCGTTTCTATCAGGCGTGGGACCCGATCGCTCGCGACCGTGAGACGTTTACCGCGTGGATCAACGAATACATCCATGGCTGCGCTGATTTCAGCGAATTCCAGGCCAAGTTGGCCGCTGCTTCGGAGGCCAAATAA
- a CDS encoding CoA-transferase subunit beta: MMTYTTNEMMTVAAARRLKNGSVCFVGIGLPSKAANLARLTSSPDVVLIYESGPIGAKPSVLPLSIGDGELAETADTVVPTGEIFRYWLQGGRIDVGFLGAAQVDRFGNINTTVVGDYHAPKVRLPGAGGAPEIAGSARSVLIILKQSARSFVDKLDFITSVGHGEGGDSRNRLGLPGAGPVGIITDLCIMEPEQGTHEFVVTALHPGVTREQVVAATGWAIRFADSVETTAEPTEVELTALRDLEARTAAAHGQAPGEA, from the coding sequence ATAATGACTTACACCACCAATGAAATGATGACCGTCGCTGCGGCCCGGCGCCTGAAGAACGGCTCGGTATGCTTCGTCGGCATCGGCCTGCCGTCGAAAGCCGCCAACCTCGCGCGCCTGACGTCATCGCCGGACGTGGTGCTGATCTACGAATCCGGCCCGATTGGCGCCAAGCCGAGCGTGCTGCCACTGTCCATCGGTGACGGCGAGCTGGCCGAAACCGCCGACACCGTCGTGCCGACCGGTGAGATTTTTCGCTATTGGTTGCAGGGCGGGCGCATCGACGTCGGTTTTCTCGGCGCCGCGCAGGTCGACCGCTTCGGCAACATCAACACCACCGTGGTCGGCGACTACCACGCGCCGAAAGTGCGCCTGCCAGGTGCAGGCGGTGCGCCGGAAATTGCCGGTTCGGCGAGGAGCGTGTTGATCATTCTCAAACAGTCGGCGCGTTCGTTTGTCGACAAACTCGATTTCATCACTTCGGTCGGTCACGGCGAGGGCGGCGATTCGCGCAACCGTCTGGGTCTGCCGGGCGCCGGTCCAGTCGGCATCATCACCGATCTGTGCATCATGGAACCGGAGCAGGGCACCCACGAGTTCGTGGTCACCGCGTTGCATCCGGGCGTGACCCGCGAGCAAGTGGTCGCCGCCACCGGTTGGGCGATTCGTTTTGCCGACTCTGTCGAAACCACCGCTGAGCCGACCGAAGTCGAGCTGACGGCGCTGCGTGATCTGGAAGCGCGCACCGCTGCCGCCCACGGCCAGGCACCGGGAGAAGCATGA
- the pcaF gene encoding 3-oxoadipyl-CoA thiolase, with product MMRDVYICDAIRTPIGRFGGALSAVRADDLAAVPIKALMERNPSVDWNAVDEVFLGCANQAGEDNRNVARMALLLAGLPDSVPGVTLNRLCASGMDAIGTAFRAIASGEMELAIAGGVESMSRAPFVMAKADAAFSRNMKLEDTTIGWRFINPLMKAQYGVDAMPQTADNVADDYQVSREDQDAFALRSQQRTAAAQAAGYFAEEIVEVRIAHKKGETVVSQDEHPRADTTIEALARLKPVNGADKTVTAGNASGVNDGAAALILASAEAVKKHGLTARAKVLGMASAGVAPRVMGIGPVPAVRKLTERLGVAVSDFDVIELNEAFASQGLAVLRELGLADDAPQVNPNGGAIALGHPLGMSGARLVLTALHQLEKTAGKKGLATMCVGVGQGLALAIERV from the coding sequence ATGATGCGTGACGTGTATATCTGCGACGCGATTCGCACCCCCATCGGCCGTTTCGGCGGCGCACTGTCCGCCGTGCGCGCCGATGACCTCGCCGCCGTGCCGATCAAGGCCCTGATGGAGCGCAATCCATCGGTGGACTGGAACGCCGTCGATGAGGTGTTCCTCGGGTGCGCCAACCAGGCCGGCGAAGACAACCGCAACGTTGCGCGCATGGCGCTGTTGCTCGCCGGTCTGCCGGACAGCGTGCCCGGCGTGACCCTCAATCGCCTTTGCGCTTCGGGCATGGACGCCATCGGCACTGCGTTTCGTGCGATCGCCAGCGGCGAAATGGAGCTGGCAATTGCCGGCGGCGTCGAATCGATGTCCCGCGCGCCGTTCGTGATGGCCAAGGCGGACGCGGCGTTCTCGCGCAACATGAAACTGGAAGACACCACCATCGGCTGGCGTTTCATCAACCCGCTGATGAAGGCGCAGTACGGCGTCGATGCCATGCCGCAAACCGCTGACAACGTCGCCGACGACTACCAGGTTTCGCGTGAGGATCAGGACGCCTTTGCCCTGCGCAGTCAGCAACGTACCGCTGCCGCTCAGGCCGCGGGTTACTTCGCTGAAGAAATCGTCGAAGTGCGCATCGCTCATAAAAAAGGCGAAACCGTGGTCAGCCAGGACGAACATCCGCGCGCCGACACCACGATCGAAGCGCTGGCCAGACTGAAACCGGTCAACGGCGCGGACAAAACCGTCACCGCCGGCAATGCCTCTGGCGTTAACGATGGCGCCGCGGCGCTGATACTTGCCTCGGCTGAAGCGGTAAAAAAACACGGCCTGACCGCCCGCGCGAAAGTGCTGGGCATGGCCAGCGCCGGCGTTGCACCGCGGGTGATGGGCATCGGCCCGGTGCCGGCGGTGCGCAAACTGACCGAGCGCCTCGGCGTGGCGGTCAGCGATTTCGACGTGATCGAACTCAACGAGGCGTTTGCCAGCCAGGGCCTGGCGGTGCTGCGCGAGTTGGGGCTGGCCGACGATGCGCCGCAGGTCAATCCCAATGGCGGCGCGATCGCTCTCGGTCACCCGTTGGGCATGAGCGGTGCGCGGCTGGTGCTGACCGCCCTGCATCAGTTGGAAAAGACCGCTGGCAAGAAAGGTCTGGCGACCATGTGCGTCGGTGTCGGCCAAGGTCTGGCCTTGGCCATCGAACGCGTCTGA